One Pyrus communis chromosome 4, drPyrComm1.1, whole genome shotgun sequence genomic region harbors:
- the LOC137731550 gene encoding pectate lyase-like has protein sequence MAAMFNSSYFFLCLFFLSFVAFVSSNDNPTDVPNEDTLLLDLDAYWKERAEEAEKVARESYNKNPEQVTEEFNTEVGKLMSKENTTRRNLRGNKAYTGPCMATNPMDACWRCDPNWANNRKKIVGCAQGFGKKTTGGKDGPFYVVTMGTDDDVQNPKPGTLRHAVIQKGPLWIVFAKSMVIRLQQELIVSSDKTIDGRGANVVIEEGAGITLQFVKNVIITNLHIKMIVTKPGGLIRDSVDHIGLRTQSDGDGISLFGASNVWIDHVSMSRCADGLIDAIMGSTAITISNSHFTDHDEAMLFGANNAHTQDKIMQITLAFNHFGKGLVQRMPRVRHGFFHVVNNDYTHWIMYAIGGNMNPTIISQGNRFIAPFNGVAKQVTHREHTPEAEWKNWEWRSEGDLMMNGAFFVESGSGASIHPAKLDMMPFKPGTFVGTLTKFSGALNCVVGKPC, from the exons ATGGCAGCCATGTTTAACTCGTCCTATTTCTTTCtatgtttgtttttcttgtccTTTGTTGCATTCGTTTCGAGCAACGATAATCCAACCGATGTTCCAAATGAAGATACGCTTTTATTAGATTTAGATGCGTACTGGAAAGAACGAGCCGAAGAAGCTGAAAAGGTGGCCAGGGAATCCTACAATAAAAATCCTGAGCAAGTCACTGAAGAGTTCAATACTGAAGTTGGCAA gCTTATGTCGAAGGAAAACACCACAAGAAGGAACTTGAGGGGTAACAAGGCTTATACGGGTCCATGCATGGCGACCAACCCAATGGACGCCTGCTGGAGGTGTGACCCTAACTGGGCCAACAACCGAAAGAAGATTGTAGGCTGCGCCCAAGGCTTCGGTAAAAAGACCACCGGAGGTAAGGATGGTCCTTTTTACGTGGTGACAATGGGCACAGATGATGACgtgcaaaaccctaaacccggAACTCTACGCCACGCCGTGATTCAGAAAGGGCCTTTGTGGATCGTCTTCGCAAAAAGCATGGTGATTAGGCTGCAGCAAGAGCTGATAGTGAGTAGTGACAAGACCATTGATGGTAGGGGAGCCAATGTTGTGATAGAAGAGGGTGCTGGCATTACCCTCCAGTTTGTGAAGAATGTAATCATCACCAACCTTCACATAAAAATGATTGTCACCAAACCCGGTGGTCTGATCAGGGACTCTGTCGACCACATAGGTTTAAGGACCCAGAGTGACGGCGATGGTATCTCCCTCTTTGGTGCCTCCAACGTCTGGATCGATCACGTTTCCATGTCCAGGTGCGCAGATGGGCTCATCGACGCCATCATGGGTTCCACCGCCATCACCATCTCCAACTCTCACTTCACTGACCACGATGAG GCGATGTTGTTTGGTGCCAACAACGCCCACACTCAAGACAAAATCATGCAAATTACTTTGGCCTTCAACCACTTTGGTAAGGGACTGGTGCAAAGGATGCCAAGGGTCCGGCACGGATTCTTCCACGTGGTGAACAACGACTACACCCACTGGATCATGTATGCCATCGGAGGAAACATGAACCCTACCATCATCAGCCAGGGTAACAGGTTCATTGCTCCCTTTAACGGGGTCGCCAAACAG GTGACGCATAGGGAGCATACACCAGAGGCAGAGTGGAAGAACTGGGAATGGCGATCTGAGGGAGATTTGATGATGAATGGAGCTTTCTTTGTTGAATCTGGATCAGGAGCCAGCATACACCCAGCAAAGTTGGACATGATGCCCTTCAAACCAGGGACCTTTGTCGGAACGCTCACAAAATTTTCCGGTGCTCTAAACTGCGTTGTCGGCAAACCCTGCTAG